A single genomic interval of Penicillium psychrofluorescens genome assembly, chromosome: 2 harbors:
- a CDS encoding uncharacterized protein (ID:PFLUO_002972-T1.cds;~source:funannotate): MLQVPVREHPAQASTKAVILVGGPSRGTRFRPLSLDVPKPLFEVAGHPIIHHCLKALAKVDEVREVILVGYYDESVFRDFIKDAAKEFPQFRILYLREYTALGTAGGLYHFRDAILKGKPERLLVLNADVCCSFPLGEMLKLFEEKDAEAVILGTRVSNEAATNFGCIVSDSHTKRVLHYVEKPESHISNLINCGVYLFSTECIFPSIRSAIKRRTTRPRILSYPSSDNLESSFIAATDEEDDLEKNEVLRLEQDILSDLADSNRFFVHETKDFWRQIKSAGSAVPANALYLQKAFQAESSELTAPSATIVPPVYIHPTATVDPTAKLGPNVSIGPRVVVGAGARIKDSIVLEDSEIRHDACVMHSIIGWNGRVGSWARVEGTPIPIGSHSTSIIKQGVKVQSITILGKECTVGDEVRVQNCVCLPYKELKRDVANEVIM; encoded by the exons ATGTTGCAAGTGCCCGTGCGGGAACACCCTGCCCAGGCCTCCACCAAGGCCGTGATCTTG GTCGGAGGCCCCTCCAGAGGCACTCGATTCCGCCCATTGTCGCTCGACGTCCCCAAG CCCCTCTTCGAAGTCGCCGGACACCCCATCATTCACCACTGCCTCAAGGCGCTggccaaggtcgacgaggtgCGCGAGGTCATTCTGGTGGGATACTACGACGAATCCGTGTTTCGGGATTTCATCAAGGACGCCGCCAAGGAGTTTCCCCAGTTCCGCATCCTGTATCTGCGCGAATACACGGCGCTGGGCACGGCGGGCGGGCTGTACCACTTCCGCGATGCGATCCTCAAGGGCAAGCCCGAGCGGTTACTCGTGCTGAACGCCGACGTGTGCTGCTCGTTCCCGCTCGGCGAGATGCTGAAGCtgtttgaggagaaggatgccgaAGCCGTCATCCTCGGCACGCGGGTGAGCAACGAAGCCGCGACAAACTTTGGATGCATCGTGTCGGACTCGCACACCAAGCGGGTCCTGCACTAtgtcgagaagcccgagtCGCATATCTCCAACTTGATCAACTGCGGTGTGTACCTCTTTTCGACGGAGTGCATTTTCCCGTCCATCCGCAGCGCCATCAAGCGCCGCACCACCCGCCCGCGCATCCTGTCGTACCCATCCTCCGACAACCTTGAATCGTCGTTCATTGCCGCCacggacgaggaagacgatctCGAGAAGAACGAGGTCCTCCGTCTGGAGCAGGACATTCTGTCCGATCTGGCTGACAGCAATCGGTTCTTTGTCCACGAGACCAAGGACTTCTGGCGGCAGATCAAATCGGCCGGCTCTGCCGTCCCCGCCAACGCCCTGTACCTCCAGAAGGCCTTCCAGGCGGAGTCCTCGGAGCTCACGGCACCATCAGCCACCATCGTGCCCCCGGTGTATATCCACCCCACCGCTACCGTCGATCCCACTGCCAAGCTAGGCCCGAACGTCTCCATCGGTCCGCGCGTGGTGGTCGGTGCCGGCGCCCGTATCAAGGACTCGATTGTGCTCGAAGACTCAGAGATCCGCCACGACGCCTGCGTCATGCACTCGATCATCGGCTGGAATGGCCGGGTCGGGTCCTGGGCGCGCGTCGAAGGCACCCCGATCCCCATTGGCAGTCACTCGACCAGCATCATCAAGCAGGGCGTCAAAGTCCAGAGCATTACGATCCTCGGCAAGGAGTGCACCGTCGGCGATGAGGTTCGGGTGCAGAACTGCGTGTGTCTGCCGTATAAGGAGCTGAAACGG GATGTCGCCAACGAAGTCATCATGTAA
- a CDS encoding uncharacterized protein (ID:PFLUO_002970-T1.cds;~source:funannotate) yields MESSTSSAAVKPPSARPSADSRDNATASSAPAAERNGYPNDQKRHMTEEEASAVEQSRQASGPASKRKRLQERHQARKRGRTPPSSVFSRRDRDRNPNDATPRDDHTRRSRSPLPPRSPLPDAQPRQRKRPGGGARMGLVDPQTMRRRQEERDRAQEEDAMRTSRDRGVTDVVRQHYNAVPQRGREWRKTESKIKGLRSFNNWVKSTLIQKFSPDEEFLSRFGKTDEWANDSSSGPPPTEDKRLLVLDLGCGKGGDLGKWQLAPQPVDLYVGLDPAHISIEQARERYSGMRSGRGQRGRRPPQPIFHAEFVPKDCFGEWLGDIRIIQQVGIDANAGPGGSMMAARWGGGGGFDVVTSMFAIHYAFESEEKARQMLRNVSGCLKKGGRFLAVCPNPDIISHQVAEFHKQRKEREATKPAQPEGPEDGEVEEDDRAQWGNDIYRVRFPGQTPEDGVFRPPFGWKYSYFMQEAVEEVPEYVVPWEAFRALTEDYNLELQYRKPFMEIWEEEKNDPELGPLSERMGVRDRATGALAMTEEEKEAVIPTIYVESAAPGTNDYLIRPSAIASRNLDSFSFFFNFTLNSPFNERESKTLTLYTMLSATPRQSATPRHSRAPQSHPPSSAARNRRQENQPASRPSLPPYETPEAPLTAEGQRTLASLLESASLRHLKTHIQHATEKLTDSAGEINDRLCDAKGRYQRAKDTQRRNEESADGNDEEENSEIDDAHRRLEDTETKVNAVTERLEARMRLMIDTEGRLQSLTDTVTDLQQEEAQAQAAVLGPRRTRRQRPRHGDDGEEEEDYDDQEDEDFEGTPEREVRERNAQNPLSRRVEDAIAEKGAKWEDLSLTERYSTHNAYVGFYRMVHDSKFPGDEVPPLPHSSTWFSHLEDLPTQSSQRQNTSASQTQARRSRKRARSVDSDDIAIERERISLKCPLTLLDYRDPVTSTKCPHSFERDAITDMISRSNSYAPGGGRRVRIVKCPVCDVPLSLADLRADPVLLRRVRRMQERAERAGDDDEDGDGRKVPSASQDGLLLTSDGPDGRNEDVDVDLDDEDQREESESAAAAVRIKSERRSVAPEQMKVEGTEDSSDEADGSSEEEDERTESSDE; encoded by the exons ATGGAGTCTTCTACCAGCTCTGCAGCTGTGAAACCACCTTCGGCCAGGCCATCTGCGGACAGCAGGGACAACGCAACCGCTTCCTCCGCCCCAGCGGCCGAGCGGAATGGATACCCCAACGACCAGAAGCGACATAtgacagaagaagaagcgtCCGCGGTCGAGCAATCCAGACAGGCATCTGGACCCGCTTCAAAGCGCAAGCGACTCCAAGAACGACACCAGGCACGCAAACGCGGACGCACACCACCCTCCTCGGTTTTCTCACGCCGTGATCGGGATCGCAATCCAAACGATGCGACACCACGAGATGACCACACCCGGCGATCACGATCCCCATTGCCACCCCGATCTCCCTTGCCCGATGCACAGCCGCGACAGCGGAAACGACCTGGTGGTGGAGCGCGCATGGGCCTGGTGGACCCTCAAACGATGCGCCGTCGGCAGGAGGAGCGCGACCGCGCCCAGGAAGAGGACGCAATGCGAACGTCTCGTGATCGAGGGGTGACTGATGTGGTCCGGCAGCACTACAACGCTGTCCCCCAGCGAGGGCGCGAGTGGCGCAAGACAGAAAGCAAGATCAAGGGGCTTCGGAGCTTTAACAATTGGGTGAAGAGCACGCTGATCCAGAAGTTTTCGCCGGACGAGGAGTTCCTCTCCCGCTTCGGCAAGACTGATGAATGGGCGAACGACAGCAGCTCGGGCCCGCCCCCGACAGAAGACAAACGACTGCTCGTGCTAGATCTGGGCTGCGGCAAGGGCGGCGATCTGGGCAAATGGCAGCTGGCTCCGCAGCCGGTTGATCTCTACGTCGGCCTTGATCCGGCTCATATCTCCATCGAACAGGCGCGAGAGCGGTATAGTGGCATGCGAAGTGGTCGTGGACAGCGCGGCCGTCGCCCCCCGCAGCCGATTTTCCATGCTGAATTCGTCCCAAAGGATTGCTTCGGCGAGTGGCTGGGCGATATCCGGATTATCCAGCAGGTGGGAATTGATGCCAATGCTGGGCCCGGCgggtcgatgatggctgcCCGCTggggcggcggtggtggctTCGATGTTGTCACGTCCATGTTTGCCATTCACTACGCATTTGAAAGCGAGGAAAAGGCTCGCCAGATGCTCCGCAACGTGTCCGGATGTCTCAAAAAAGGCGGCCGTTTTCTCGCCGTTTGCCCCAACCCGGACATCATCAGCCACCAGGTCGCTGAATTCCACAAGCAGcgcaaggagcgcgaggctACCAAACCCGCCCAGCCTGAAGGTCCCGAGGACGGGGAagtcgaggaggatgaccgAGCGCAATGGGGCAACGATATCTACCGTGTTCGTTTTCCCGGGCAGACACCCGAGGACGGTGTCTTCCGGCCACCATTTGGATGGAAATACAGCTATTTCATGCAGGAGGCCGTCGAGGAGGTTCCTGAATACGTCGTCCCGTGGGAAGCATTCCGAGC TCTGACCGAGGACTATAACCTGGAGTTGCAGTACCGCAAACCGTTTATGGAGAtttgggaggaagaaaagaacgaCCCAGAACTCGGTCCGTTGAGCGAGCGCATGGGTGTCCGAGACCGTGCGACGGGCGCGTTGGCgatgaccgaggaggagaaggaggcagTCA TTCCAACGATCTATGTAGAATCGGCTGCCCCAGGCACTAATGATTACCTCATCCGGCCTAGTGCGATCGCGTCGCGTAATCTCgactctttctctttcttcttcaacttcactCTCAATTCTCCATTCAACGAACGGGAGAGCAAGACTCTCACCTTATACACCATGCTATCAGCAACACCACGCCAATCGGCAACGCCGCGCCATTCGCGGGCACCGCAATCACACCCCCCATCCAGCGCGGCCCGCAACAGAAGACAAGAAAACCAACCGGCCTCACGCCCGTCTCTACCGCCCTACGAAACCCCCGAAGCACCTCTCACAGCCGAAGGCCAGCGCACGCTAGCCTCGCTGCTCGAATCCGCATCCCTGCGCCACCTAAAAACTCACATCCAGCACGCGACGGAGAAACTCACCGATTCAGCGGGCGAGATAAACGACCGCCTCTGCGACGCGAAGGGGCGATATCAGCGTGCCAAAGATACTCAACGGCGCAATGAAGAGAGTGCAGATGGTaacgacgaagaggagaatTCCGAGATCGATGATGCGCATCGCCGTCTCGAGGACACGGAAACCAAGGTTAATGCCGTGACTGAGCGGCTCGAGGCTAGGATGCGTCTGATGATTGATACGGAGGGGAGGTTACAGAGTCTGACGGATACTGTTACGGATctgcagcaggaggaggcgcaggcgcaggctGCTGTGTTGGGGCCTAGACGGACGCGGAGACAGAGGCCGCGgcatggggatgatggggaagaggaggaggattATGACGATcaggaggatgaggatttTGAAGGCACGCCGGAAAGGGAGGTGCGAGAGCGCAACGCGCAGAACCCGCTTAGTCGCAGGGTGGAAGACGCGATTGCGGAGAAGGGAGCCAAGTGGGAGGATCTGTCTCTCACGGAGAG GTATTCAACACACAACGCCTACGTCGGTTTTTACCGAATGGTCCACGACTCCAAATTCCCCGGTGACGAAGTGCCACCACTCCCACACTCCTCGACCTGGTTCTCGCACCTCGAAGACCTACCCACGCAATCCTCCCAGCGCCAAaacaccagcgccagccagacccaagCGCGGCGCTCCCGCAAACGCGCCCGCAGCGTCGACTCAGACGACATCGCCATCGAGCGCGAGCGCATCTCGCTCAAATGCCCACTCACCCTACTCGACTACCGCGATCCAGTGACCAGCACGAAGTGCCCGCACAGCTTCGAGCGCGACGCAATCACGGACATGATCTCGCGCAGCAACTCATATGCTCCCGGCGGTGGGCGGCGCGTCCGCATTGTCAAGTGTCCTGTGTGCGATGTCCCGCTATCGCTGGCTGATCTGCGGGCTGACCCTGTTTTGTTGCGACGGGTGCGCAGGATGCAGGAGCGGGCGGAGCGGgcgggtgatgatgatgaggatggagatgggcgCAAGGTTCCGAGTGCGAGCCAGGATGGTCTATTGCTTACGAGTGATGGGCCCGATGGGAGGAatgaggatgtggatgttgatttggatgatgaggaccagagggaggagagtgagagcgctgctgctgctgttaGGATTAAGTCGGAGCGGAGGAGTGTGGCCCcggagcagatgaaggtTGAAGGGACGGAAGATAGTAGCGATGAAGCAGATGGGTcatcggaggaggaggatgagaggaCGGAGTCTTCGGACGAATAA
- a CDS encoding uncharacterized protein (ID:PFLUO_002974-T1.cds;~source:funannotate), producing the protein MSYAVESKKRKFHRMLESISKPITDNVSKAAAPSTTSATAQDRLLTNLSIKKVRLSSGDQSDLAAVRNSIQKISRPAHQLASASSNKRPSFVPWDRERFLERLETFRRVDRWTSKPTPINEVQWAKCGWICTDAMRVSCISGCGGSVVVKLPDEIDELDGYDAEKVQERKEVRAKLVEEFAKLLHDGHGESCPWRNRGCDDTIQHLPLTNADSALAGLRKRYLNMLQMGDKLPADDAIQSPEDFQLDELLKMLPEDWSKTSEKPAVNGEAASSDNQDSTEANAPPSTETPLNRAALTLAFFGWDAVSDGATGLVGCGACFRRLGLWMYKPKANGDVTVYASLDVAFEHMEYCPWIDRMAQSGTGKPNQKTEDLRSGWELVAQAVRVKHRRHLRSTTSMDTVQTDTGTPSAEFGEDDENDEAKKTADREWWAKIRRMRQLLTTKSPRRKSVIQ; encoded by the exons ATGTCCTACGCCGTGGAATCCAAGAAGCGCAAATTCCACCGCATGCTGGAATCCATCTCCAAGCCCATCACCGACAATGTCTCCAAAGCAGCAGCTCCCTCCACAACGTCCGCGACGGCGCAAGATCGCCTCCTCACGAACCTATCGATCAAGAAAGTCCGCCTGAGCAGCGGTGATCAATCAGACCTGGCTGCAGTGCGCAACTCCATCCAAAAGATCTCCCGGCCTGCACACCAGCTCGCATCCGCGTCCTCGAACAAGCGCCCAAGCTTCGTGCCTTGGGATCGCGAGCGTTTCCTCGAGCGCCTGGAGACCTTCCGGCGCGTGGACCGGTGGACCTCGAAACCGACCCCGATCAATGAGGTACAATGGGCGAAGTGTGGTTGGATCTGCACGGATGCGATGCGCGTGTCTTGTATTAGTGGGTGTGGTGGCTCGGTGGTGGTTAAGCTGCCGGATGAGATTGATGAGCTGGATGGGTATGACGCAGAGAAGGTGCAGGAGCGGAAAGAAGTCC GTGCAAAACTGGTCGAAGAATTCGCGAAATTACTACAtgacggccatggcgagagCTGTCCGTGGCGGAACAGAGGTTGTGATG ACACCATTCAACATCTGCCGTTGACCAACGCCGACTCTGCCCTTGCTGGGCTTCGAAAACGCTATTTGAACATGCTGCAGATGGGCGATAAGCTACCGGCCGATGATGCTATTCAATCACCAGAGGACTTTCAACTTGACGAGCTTTTGAAGATGCTGCCTGAGGATTGGTCGAAGACATCCGAAAAACCAGCAGTGAATGGCGAAGCAGCCAGCAGTGACAACCAAGACAGCACAGAAGCCAACGCTCCGCCGTCGACGGAGACTCCTCTTAATCGCGCAGCATTGACCCTAGCCTTTTTCGGCTGGGACGCAGTATCTGATGGGGCCACCGGTCTCGTCGGATGTGGAGCGTGTTTCCGTCGTCTCGGTCTGTGGATGTACAAGCCCAAGGCCAACGGCGATGTAACCGTCTACGCTTCCTTGGACGTGGCATTCGAACACATGGAGTACTGCCCATGGATTGACCGGATGGCCCAGAGCGGCACAGGCAAGCCTAaccagaagacggaggaTTTACGGAGTGGCTGGGAGCTCGTGGCGCAAGCTGTACGGGTCAAGCATCGCCGGCACCTCCGCTCGACGACATCCATGGATACAGTTCAAACGGACACGGGCACCCCGTCGGCAGAatttggagaagatgatgaaaatgacgagGCAAAGAAGACTGCGGACCGCGAATGGTGGGCGAAGATTCGGCGCATGAGGCAGTTGTTGACTACCAAGTCGCCCAGGCGGAAGTCGGTCATTCAgtga
- a CDS encoding uncharacterized protein (ID:PFLUO_002976-T1.cds;~source:funannotate) has translation MDTITVRLAKAKDAPLLPAVERSAAQVFLQLPDLAWIANDRVQTEERHLELIEHGAAWVAVNPEDIPIAFLNGKWTDQDLHINEISVQFNYQGKGIGRKMMNAAREWAESHGCLSITLTTFRDVPWNEGFYRSLGFTTLKSSELTMTLNAVMKEEADAGLPIEQRCAMSLRLQ, from the coding sequence ATGGATACTATCACAGTCAGACTGGCCAAGGCAAAAGACGCACCGCTTCTACCAGCTGTGGAGCGCTCCGCGGCCCAAGTGTTTCTACAACTCCCGGATCTTGCATGGATCGCCAATGACAGGGTACAAACCGAAGAGCGACACCTGGAGCTAATCGAGCATGGGGCTGCATGGGTAGCCGTTAACCCTGAAGACATACCGATTGCCTTTCTCAACGGCAAGTGGACGGACCAAGATCTCCATATCAATGAAATCTCGGTTCAATTTAATTACCAGGGCAAAGGAATTggccggaagatgatgaacgCAGCGAGGGAATGGGCAGAATCTCACGGCTGCCTATCTATTACCCTAACCACTTTTCGAGATGTACCCTGGAATGAAGGATTCTATAGGTCTTTGGGCTTCACGACTTTGAAGTCCTCGGAATTGACCATGACACTGAATGCTGTTatgaaagaagaggctgaTGCCGGGTTACCTATCGAGCAGAGATGTGCGATGAGTTTGCGCCTGCAGTGA
- a CDS encoding uncharacterized protein (ID:PFLUO_002971-T1.cds;~source:funannotate), whose protein sequence is MTLNILLLLLWLVSVALMSWSMSGTLLTQCNTSDWGNDTGIAVCRSYKALFAFIVTSLVACIASLWIDIRARGIQRGYRRGQYGVVVGSEPGLGGDPASADIKLAERNYEPGPVAVSVPPTATFDAVPPPLPPQSGQKYSATLERDHAREAQEYYEAASAGSRHGTRRGKFAAGAGADGFGH, encoded by the coding sequence ATGACGCTTAACATCCTCCTACTACTCCTGTGGCTGGTCTCAGTAGCTCTGATGAGCTGGAGCATGTCCGGTACTCTTTTGACACAGTGCAATACCTCCGACTGGGGCAATGACACCGGCATTGCCGTCTGTCGCTCCTACAAGGCGCTGTTTGCATTCATTGTGACTAGCTTGGTGGCGTGTATTGCGTCGCTGTGGATTGATATTCGCGCGCGGGGGATACAACGCGGGTACCGTCGTGGTCAGTATGGTGTTGTTGTAGGTAGCGAGCCTGGCTTGGGTGGGGATCCTGCAAGTGCGGATATCAAGCTTGCGGAGCGAAACTATGAGCCCGGGCCTGTAGCGGTGTCTGTGCCTCCAACTGCGACTTTTGATGCGGTTCCTCCGCCATTACCGCCCCAGAGTGGTCAAAAATACTCCGCCACGCTGGAACGGGACCATGCGCGTGAGGCGCAAGAGTACTATGAGGCTGCGTCAGCGGGGAGTCGACATGGTACGCGGCGTGGGAAgtttgctgctggtgctggtgccgATGGCTTTGGACATTGA
- a CDS encoding uncharacterized protein (ID:PFLUO_002973-T1.cds;~source:funannotate) — translation MDDVLEELAARYAALDIHNDTQTEIDNLLASLEEHQEMINTLGELNQTLAEIREGCNRYRLVKAPTTINGPDYDLLLAVNSWVRVAIAQISSWPDTLQQQPGLGIQKQAEEIRALLQKFRIEVGDLYPRVPEHLIERAHAYWMDFLEAVSIILQMRLSQIFNDAFLRSGITEEQEERNPVEE, via the coding sequence ATGGATGATGTCTTGGAAGAGCTGGCAGCCCGATACGCAGCCTTGGATATCCACAACGACACCCAGACGGAAATCGACAACCTACTCGCCAGTCTGGAAGAACACCAGGAGATGATCAACACTCTAGGCGAGCTGAACCAAACCCTCGCTGAAATACGAGAGGGATGCAACCGATATCGCCTGGTCAAAGCACCAACCACGATCAATGGACCGGATtacgatcttcttcttgccgtcAACAGCTGGGTCCGCGTGGCGATTGCTCAGATATCATCGTGGCCTGATACccttcagcagcagcccggACTGGGCATCCAGAAACAGGCTGAGGAGATCAGAGCTTTGCTTCAGAAATTCCGGATTGAGGTTGGCGATCTGTACCCTCGCGTTCCGGAGCATCTCATTGAACGGGCCCATGCATATTGGATGGACTTTTTGGAGGCTGTCTCGATCATACTGCAAATGCGTCTATCGCAGATTTTCAATGATGCTTTCTTGCGCTCCGGTATTACTGAGGaacaggaagagagaaatCCTGTGGAGGAATGA
- a CDS encoding uncharacterized protein (ID:PFLUO_002975-T1.cds;~source:funannotate), protein MASLAPALPLWRTLAPRISRDLFTCRQCLRNQGLAVNPLRRYHAVPSPQTRVRSTILNSKNRQFFTSSLRNSTTASTIESAAANGAREAKSKSRFPGVSDKSVAYWLLGSAASVFGIVVFGGLTRLTESGLSITEWRPVTGSMPPMNTEDWESEFSKYRASPEFKLLNPHMTLSDFKSIYYMEWIHRLWGRFVGLSFVLPAVYFVARKKVSTPMAWRLAGIAGLIGFQGFLGWWMVKSGLKDDLFAPGSHPRVSQYRLTAHLGAAFACYVAMLWNGLAILRSHRLLADATSGLGQLDALRDPRLKLFRRSVAGLALLVFVTAMSGGLVAGLDAGLIYNEFPYMGKGLTPPRSELWDAHYSRHEDRSDLWWRNMLENPSLVQLDHRILAMTTFTAIMGLWAYTRRSATVKRLLPPAARKGVHGVVGFAFMQVGLGLTTLLYLVPIPLASAHQAGSLFLLTWVLVLGSRVWHPSRTAKLLQMAAKARGQQLSHAAASKRL, encoded by the exons ATGGCCTCGTTGGCACCAGCTCTGCCGCTATGGCGCACTCTTGCACCTCGTATCTCCAGAGACCTCTTCACTTGTCGCCAATGCCTGCGCAACCAAGGCCTCGCGGTTAATCCTTTGCGCCGATATCATGCCGTGCCTTCCCCCCAGACCCGAGTCCGATCCACCATCCTGAACAGCAAGAACCGCCAGTTCTTCACATCCAGTCTCAGAAACTCGACTACTGCGTCGACCATTGAAAGCGCTGCTGCAAATGGGGCTAGGGAAGCCAAGAGCAAATCACGCTTCCCCGGAGTCAGCGATAAGTCTGTCGCGTACTGGCTTCTGGGAAGTGCTGCCAGTGTCTTTGGAATTGTGGTCTTTGGCGGCTTGACACGGCTGACTGAATCGGG ACTGAGTATCACCGAATGGCGACCCGTCACCGGCTCTATGCCCCCCATGAATACAGAAGACTGGGAATCCGAGTTTTCGAAATACCGCGCCTCCCCGGAGTTTAAATTGCTGAACCCACACATGACCCTATCTGATTTCAAGTCAATCTACTACATGGAATGGATCCACCGGCTCTGGGGCCGGTTCGTCGGACTATCCTTTGTCCTACCTGCCGTGTACTTTGTCGCGCGGAAGAAGGTTTCCACGCCCATGGCATGGCGTCTGGCAGGTATTGCAGGTCTCATTGGGTTCCAGGGCTTCCTGGGCTGGTGGATGGTCAAGTCTGGTCTGAAAGATGACCTCTTTGCGCCGGGCAGCCACCCGCGAGTGAGTCAGTACCGGCTTACAGCACATCTTGGCGCGGCGTTTGCGTGCTACGTCGCGATGCTGTGGAACGGGCTTGCTATCCTGCGATCTCACCGGCTTCTGGCGGATGCGACTTCTGGTCTGGGCCAGCTCGACGCGCTGCGTGATCCGCGCCTGAAGCTGTTCCGCCGTTCTGTCGCGGGCCTGGCTCTTCTAGTCTTTGTGACTGCCATGTCCGGCGGTCTGGTGGCCGGCCTGGACGCAGGTCTGATCTACAACGAGTTCCCCTATATGGGCAAGGGCCTGACACCACCGCGTTCCGAGCTGTGGGACGCACACTACTCCCGCCATGAGGACCGCTCTGATCTCTGGTGGCGCAACATGCTCGAGAACCCGTCTCTCGTCCAACTAGATCACCGCATCCTCGCCATGACCACTTTCACGGCTATCATGGGTCTCTGGGCGTACACGCGCCGCTCGGCGACAGTGAAGCGTCTGCTGCCGCCAGCCGCGAGGAAGGGCGTACATGGCGTTGTGGGGTTTGCCTTTATGCAGGTCGGTCTCGGCCTCACCACTCTGCTCTATCTTGTCCCGATCCCTCTGGCCTCCGCCCACCAGGCTGGAAGCTTGTTTCTTCTCACCTGGGTCCTTGTTCTCGGTAGCCGTGTCTGGCATCCGTCGCGGACGGCGAAGTTGCTGCAAATGGCCGCGAAAGCTCGGGGGCAGCAGCTATCTCACGCGGCTGCTTCCAAGAGGCTGTGA